Proteins from a single region of Sphaerochaeta globosa str. Buddy:
- the ybeY gene encoding rRNA maturation RNase YbeY, with the protein METYYIDVSYEIESYVQEVDQQRVIDRLEEVLVLLGQGSCEFSVSFVSDAAMQELNKTYRDKDEPTDILSFVQEDDVEDFSWPEVVFEETESLPQEIRVLGDMVISLDTLKRNALSFSVEPDEELHRLLIHGLLHLLGEDHHTNDADEPMLVKQEQLLQQVRGSKR; encoded by the coding sequence TTGGAAACGTATTATATCGATGTGAGTTATGAAATTGAATCGTATGTACAGGAAGTGGACCAGCAGCGTGTCATAGACCGTTTGGAAGAAGTGCTGGTTTTGCTTGGACAGGGAAGCTGTGAGTTTTCAGTCAGTTTTGTCAGTGATGCAGCTATGCAGGAATTGAACAAGACGTATCGGGACAAGGATGAACCGACGGATATTCTATCATTTGTCCAGGAAGATGATGTGGAAGATTTTTCCTGGCCTGAGGTTGTCTTTGAAGAAACGGAATCACTTCCTCAAGAAATTCGTGTCCTTGGAGACATGGTTATTTCTCTTGATACCTTGAAAAGAAACGCACTATCCTTTAGTGTAGAACCAGATGAGGAGTTGCATCGTCTGTTGATTCATGGTCTTTTGCACCTATTGGGTGAAGATCATCATACCAATGACGCTGATGAACCGATGTTGGTGAAACAAGAGCAACTGCTACAGCAAGTGAGGGGGAGCAAACGTTGA
- a CDS encoding hemolysin family protein, which translates to MSLPWRGLFKKSLDGKDRELQSKVDLEERQTMIEGIRELRDKTVKEIMVPRVDVQFISSDINVDDLYTIIQEQGYSRYPVYEQTIDNIVGVLYAKDILRHGIENGFNAKALMRKPYFIPESKHLDDLLREFKLRKVHIAIAIDEYGGVSGIVCMEDILEVIVGEIQDEFDEDEDDGICKLDDNTFVVEARTSIEEVNESVGLHLSEEEFETIGGYVFELFGRIPLKDESVEDDEAIFTVEDIDGHKIIQLKLVVKS; encoded by the coding sequence TTGAGCTTGCCATGGAGAGGTCTGTTCAAGAAAAGCTTGGATGGCAAAGATCGTGAGTTGCAGTCCAAGGTAGATTTGGAAGAACGGCAGACCATGATAGAGGGCATACGGGAACTGAGGGACAAAACGGTCAAGGAGATTATGGTTCCTCGGGTGGATGTCCAGTTTATCAGCAGCGATATCAATGTGGATGATCTCTATACGATTATCCAGGAACAAGGGTATTCACGCTATCCGGTCTATGAACAGACCATCGACAATATTGTCGGCGTGTTGTATGCCAAGGATATTCTCAGGCATGGCATCGAGAATGGGTTCAATGCCAAGGCGTTGATGCGTAAGCCCTATTTTATTCCTGAAAGCAAGCACTTGGATGATTTACTCAGGGAATTCAAACTGAGAAAGGTCCATATTGCCATCGCTATCGATGAGTACGGTGGAGTCAGCGGCATAGTCTGCATGGAAGACATTCTTGAGGTAATCGTTGGCGAAATCCAGGATGAATTCGATGAGGATGAAGACGATGGAATTTGTAAACTTGACGACAATACCTTTGTCGTTGAAGCACGAACATCCATAGAGGAAGTCAACGAGTCGGTCGGGCTCCACCTCTCCGAGGAAGAGTTTGAGACCATTGGTGGCTATGTATTTGAACTGTTCGGCAGGATTCCCCTTAAGGATGAATCTGTCGAAGATGATGAAGCTATTTTTACCGTCGAGGATATCGACGGCCACAAGATCATTCAATTGAAATTGGTGGTTAAATCATAA